Below is a genomic region from Cotesia glomerata isolate CgM1 linkage group LG5, MPM_Cglom_v2.3, whole genome shotgun sequence.
cattttggatgtaccaatgattactcccgaacaaattgatatttcaagaccggactttttttattagtttacgaatgcgatgaactgggtccgtatttcatatcagtagccttgtttacgtattttttttttaaattgaatttttattaaaatttattacgatataaccgtacaaagacaaacgaatttttcttatttgtcacgtgaaaactatggcgccacttgataaagctagatttttttagactgcgtgcgcatatgacaagaatcAAGGgtgctgatatttaaaaaaaaaaaaatactctgtaagaaattacttaattataattttctttttttttatcagttacacaatttattttttcttaaaaaatgaatgagcgttatgaggcgtgcacttttggattttccaaactttttttaatttattgagactttGTGACTTTGAAAGATTCTGTTAATATAGCTttagttttttctttattcaagattatatttttcggaattttaaaatttgtaaaattaacgattttaaattacatttaatatttacttttatattaaatttttaattacatttaatatttattttttttccgagAACTCGCCGGAAATGACGTCACAATGGCagactttttaatattttttttcaaaaatttcagtaGTCCGTTATTTAAAATGTATCTTTAAGACAGtaaaaagtttgaattaaatatttcattttttatattaaaaaaaaattgttaaaaataggCCATTTTTTTCCGGAGGAAACCCATGTAACCCCTTAATTGAAAGTGAAAAGTAAtgaatatgtaaaaaaaatatttttttttgataactaGGTATGGGATTTTGAAAGCGGAGAATTCGAACGTACCCTGAAGGGACACACAGACAGCGTGCAGGATGTAGCATTCGATGCGTCAGGAAAATTACTGGTATCATGCAGCGCAGATATGTCTATAAAGATATGGGACTTTCACCAGTCGTTTGCGTGTGTTAAAACAATGCACGGTCATGATCATAACGTAAATTCAGTTGCATTCGTACCACAGGGTGACTTCGTAGTAAGTGCCTCGCGGGATAAGACCATTAAAATATGGGAAGTAGCCACAGGTTACTGTGTAAAAACATTAACTGGCCACAGAGAATGGGTCAGAATGGCAAGGGTCAGTCCTTGTGGTGAACTAATTGCCAGTTGTTCTAATGATCAGACCGTAAGGGTATGGCACATGGCCACTAAAGAGACCAAagtatgtattttatttcaaattcaataattattagttactAGTTACTGATTTCtcctattatttattacaggtCGAACTGCGTGACCACGACCACGTTGTCGAATGCATTGCCTGGGCACCAGAAAGCGCAAGAGCAGCAATAAATGCTGCCGCTGGTGCTGACAATAAAGGAGCACACGAGGGTCCATTCTTAGCGTCAGGATCGCGTGACAAGTCGATTCGCGTATGGGATGTCAGTGTTGGTGTTTGTCTATTTGTACTTCTTGGTCATGACAACTGGGTACGCGGAATCGTCTTCCATCCTGGCGGTAAATTCATTGTCAGTGTGTCAGACGACAAGACAATGAGAGTTTGGGACACTCGTAATAAACGTGCTATGAAGACGCTTGAGGCACACGTTCACTTTTGCACTTCTATtggtaagtttttttaacaattattaggTGTATTTAGgtcatgataataatgatattaaataatcaaagtATACttatcaatttatgatgatttttttatttattcaattttgcGATGCTTCGTCATATAATTCCAATTTAACGGGCTTctatgaaataatattaaaagtcTATTAGAATtaagtaacatttattttcgaataaggtaaaagccctaattattgacattaaggtaaagtacccagtacttgaacacttataaaaatgggACCAGTATTTGAACAAACTTTTCGAATTGTTGTAATACAAAATCTGTAAATGTATTATGAGTAATAAGcgcatattataattattcaatgatacagtaattgatttctgtaagttttttcaattataagtcaaaaaaattatatttttgttaatttaaaagtttccATGTCTAGAATAGccgatagatgctatttttttcatgaaaaaggtaTTAAATGGTAAGCTGAACaatcagtgaaaaaaaaacgatatatcatcattttaagtaaaaaaaattgtaccacccaatgaaatagtcttttttaaataatacacaTTTTTTGCTAAGACATAaacgataatttttagattaaattttagcgtctaactatacctccaaattttcaaagcggtacccagaatttgaacaagctggggccgtataattttaacagcactctAACCTTTAATAGATTTATAGACTAGTGATCAGCATTgtgatttatattaattactgcaaattaaataagttttatagctaaaaattagtgtagtttaaaattatttaatgttttgaattgagtttatttgatttattattgaaaatttgcgTTGTCATtcataataaatgtaattaaaaaattaaatacaaatattcctcatttttaaatgaacatattaaatattcacagtattatttttaatattattcaataatatgttataattcttttgatatttcaataaaacgttgaaaattgTTGCTATGCCTATTGCCGTATATTTTATcagttcaactactgctcccggagtgttcaactactgcggcttatcagaattgattgtttaactactactcctttcatagtctatcttaaaaacgttgtcaaaatataaataatcaattatctgcgttattttaaatttcaatcaattcaaaattgtttatactTTCATGAAAATCTCTAATTTTAACTAACAATCACATctttatgtattaaaaatagGGTCGAATACGGTTTACTTTGAaacctgttcaactactgggtactttgccttaattaattttaaataattaaatagattatccggatacaccaattattgataggttaaaaaactgattgatctaattattgacatatcttaaccccaattattgacacgtATACTGCGtatgcgtcgaatcatttgcttattcttatttatcgaaacttattattaagtaatcagtattattaaagtttattaataataatttccataaatgattaattgatattaaaaatacaaaaattaatttaaaaataatgtattgaatcagaagagttcaaattcttacagtaaattttttaagttaaagtaaaaaaaaggtcTCATAGCGCTGTCAAGTagctgtcaatatgagatcaacttaaaaattatgaactagttattgacacccattatttaaatccacagattcggtagaatctggcgccaagttccgttcaaatccatTGTAAatggagcgccagactaccgagtgtgtttactgtaagcagaacggtatttcgaggttgcaaaattttatttaattctacggtactttttgttcctaaattttatattataacagtaattcatactttattttactgatattagttcattatattcaattataacaattaatctacttgaaattataaaattttatcaacgtAAACTATagcaagttcaaaaatttcgatcctgacttttttcgatgtaaaaagtgacatgccacagactaaataatatgagaatgcatggtaatcctccaatagatgggaaactacagttaaaaaaatacatttcacagcttgcatctatacccaccagggtgcgctggaattatttttacataaactgtagcttcaaggggatagtttgctataaaaaatgcagccaacgcgagatttaagttggtaccaattgtaaatttttattataattacaaaaaatactaaaatctgaacaaaaacagtttcactgtaaaaaaatcgcgccaagtccacgttcataagactattaagaaaaaagaaattttttttttctttacaaaaagatataaaataaaaaaataaaaaaatcaaagtaaccgatatgattgtataagattttcggaaattaaaaaaaattttggaacgtacttggtgtgcgtcattatatatttcaattttattaaagtcctagtaaatagattttacgaatttcattcaaagtaaaatattttgcaaccacgcacactaaatacgttccaaaattttttttttaatttttaaatttacaacaaaattttttttaatttccgaaaatcttatacaatcatatcggttacttgtatttttttatttttttattttatatctttttgtaaagaaaaaaaaattttcttttttcttaatagttttatgaacgtggacttggcgcgattttttttacagtgaaactgttatTGTTCAgatattataaagcatacaattaatttcaattattcaattttataaattttatatattgttaattaaaaaaaaaaaaaaaaaagatcatattattagatgaagaaattaatttaaactcagcatttcaaaaaaatgcttttctaatcaaagttgttaagaaaatagacgctcgtaagctggtttgatgaactggtgctaactttatttttgttttaataattaatatttaatatttttaactgacagtaattttttttcaattttttaattaattaaaatttatatgatagttattcttattacagataattaaatatatttaaaaataatttaggatgtcaatatttagacccctgtcaataattagggcttttaccttattgtGTTTTAACAAATGGTTGTTTTTTATCGTGATATAAACTCCAAATCATTAGAATAATGGCGACATcttgtaataattatactaaaatttttaatcggaAATTTAATGACGGTCATAAATCATTTGAGTGTGatggattaaattaaatagttttaaaaaataatcaattgattattttgtaACTAAATGACTATCAAAGTTGGGATAAAATTAACGAAGCCTCGCGAggtagaataaataattaaattaacttttatactCTGACTATTTCATATCattgataattgtaattactaattaatactaatggaaataaaataaattattcaacagATTTTCACAAAAGCCATCCTTATGTGGTAACTGGTAGCGTAGATCAGACAGTGAAAATTTGGGAATGTCGCTAGTCACCgaattttcgatatttgtaaaatattttttttttctctcaaaatataaatatcgaaaataaaataagtaaatgaaACCAAGACGAGGAAGACGAAGATCCAGATGCGCTTGTGGATGTAACGTGGATATTTAATAAAGGGAGTGAAAGATAAACCAAGTTAACGGCCGGATGAGTAAGCTAATTACATACAAAAGCTATCGTAaatactactactattattaaagaaaaaaaaaataatattaatacatgataaacatattattaaggctctttaatttataatcaaatataatctacagtatattatttaatggtaatttaacgatttaaaattaaataattaaactggaaattttattaaatttggcgATTGCGGGGAGGACGCGCGTTCTTGCCCTTCGCTTtggcatattttttttaaattattaaatctttcattctttttttttttacttttaaacatTACGCGACGATCCTgtgtacatatatacatatacatatatatatatatatactaacaatgttaaaatcaatgaaaattttttttatctcttgatgattttattattattcttttaataaaattactgctcaagcatatatttataatcaatatttatttattacatgtttttcttttttttttttttttttttttttaaatttaaaattgaatttgtcGCGAGAATATTGACTGTATGACGTtgacgtaaaaattttttaacgtccTCCTCATGCTTCATACGACTTTACCttgcaaattaattttattaattaattaattaattgaataaataaacagtaGTGGTATAATTGtgaactattattaattttaaattacatttaaaggttttattgaaataaaattttttataaacggTGAGACGTCACGCGAGTcgaattatttcttctttaataattaatttcttgtaaaagttattaaattttatttgtaaattttattgtaattgatggTTAAAAATTGACTAAAAAGGCCTGACGTCCATCGTCTGAATAATTAACAGTTGATCCTACGTagaaatttatagaaaagtatttgattaaataatgagatttaaaatacaacaatggagataaaaaataaaaacataatatGCACtgcaactaaaaaaaaaaaaaaaaaaaaaacaacaaataaccataattataaataattaagaaagacCTTAGTACCTTgtagtcatttttaaaatgaagttAAC
It encodes:
- the LOC123266178 gene encoding lissencephaly-1 homolog yields the protein MKMVLSQRQREELNKAIADYLSTNGYQDALEAFKKEADMPGEVERKYGGLLEKKWTSVIRLQKKVMELESKLSEAEKEFIEGAPTRGKRSSTEWIPRPPEKHCLTGHRAPINRVIFHPVFSLIVSASEDATIKVWDFESGEFERTLKGHTDSVQDVAFDASGKLLVSCSADMSIKIWDFHQSFACVKTMHGHDHNVNSVAFVPQGDFVVSASRDKTIKIWEVATGYCVKTLTGHREWVRMARVSPCGELIASCSNDQTVRVWHMATKETKVELRDHDHVVECIAWAPESARAAINAAAGADNKGAHEGPFLASGSRDKSIRVWDVSVGVCLFVLLGHDNWVRGIVFHPGGKFIVSVSDDKTMRVWDTRNKRAMKTLEAHVHFCTSIDFHKSHPYVVTGSVDQTVKIWECR